In the Gossypium raimondii isolate GPD5lz chromosome 9, ASM2569854v1, whole genome shotgun sequence genome, one interval contains:
- the LOC105797940 gene encoding RING-H2 finger protein ATL70, translating to MNSTSDANDGLLGSNNIGGFGYGIGVSVGILLLITTITLASYFCTRTQPPQGAPARRTRQEPNIDPDSLVVDVGLDEETIKSYPKLLYSEAKLQKKDSTASCCSICLADYKSSDMLRLLPDCNHLFHLKCVDPWLRLNPTCPVCRTSPIQTPLSTPLAEVVPLSTRQGG from the coding sequence ATGAACTCCACGTCCGATGCTAATGATGGACTTCTCGGATCCAACAACATTGGTGGGTTTGGATATGGCATCGGAGTTTCTGTTGGAATCCTCCTGCTTATCACCACCATCACCTTGGCTTCCTACTTCTGCACCCGGACTCAACCGCCGCAGGGAGCACCGGCCAGGAGGACCAGACAAGAGCCTAATATTGATCCCGACAGCTTAGTTGTCGATGTAGGCCTCGATGAGGAAACCATAAAGAGCTACCCGAAGCTGCTTTACTCCGAGGCGAAGCTCCAGAAGAAAGATTCTACAGCTTCATGTTGTTCCATATGCTTGGCGGATTACAAGAGCAGTGACATGCTTAGGCTGCTGCCTGACTGCAACCATCTTTTCCATCTCAAGTGTGTAGACCCTTGGTTGCGGTTGAACCCAACATGTCCGGTTTGCCGGACATCTCCCATCCAAACGCCCTTGTCCACGCCTCTTGCTGAGGTGGTTCCATTGTCAACCAGACAAGGTGGTTGA